ATTTTATTCACAAACGCAAAGCAAAACTTGCGCTGATTGCTGACCCCTGCTCAACCAACGATTCACCCATGACAGCCCCACTACTGGACCTAGACAACCCTGGAAAAAAAGGCGTTTTACTCAATATATTTGGCGTAGACCCGGCGCTACACCGCAAGGTCGCGCAACAAGCCTTAGATGTTTTGCAGCCATTCACAAAGAAACGCAGGCATGCGCGTTTTACCGATGAAATACTGCCAGGGGGCGATATTACACAAGCCAGCCTTGCTGAATTTATTGAGGCGTTATGCGATGAATTCAGTCAACTTCCTCGCGCACTACTGCATAGGTTGGCCCATAACTACGGCAACTTAACCTATGTTGTATTGGGGCACTGTAAAAGCGTCAATTTACTGGGCAAGCATTTCGGGCACCACCTTTATGAACGTGAAGTACGCTACTTAATGGATATGGAGTGGGCGATTAATGCGGATGATATTGTGTGGAGACGTACGCTACTGGGTATCGAATTCAATCCAGCCGAAATTGAAGCTCTAAACGCTTGGATGCAGGCCAACCAATCCGTTTAAATTCCCTCCGCTATGCCGTGACGCTAGTTACAACTTGTCGGCCCGATTGCTTCTATTATTAAAACTATTCAAGCTTTTCATAATAATTAACTTATAATTTCCCCGCTGTTATCCACTCCAAATCCCCCTTCATTTGACAAGGAAATATCATGACACTGGACATCGAGGCTCTGCTTAAGCAAGCCCCCGAATTGATTGTTACCTATGGAATAAAGATCGTTCTCGCAATTGTTATTTATATTGTGGGTAAATGGCTGGCAGGGCTCTTATCTAAGCTACTTGAAAAAGGCATGAACGCCCGTAATATCGACCCAACCATTTGCAATTTTACAAAAAATATCACTTATTACGTACTCGTCGCACTCGTTTTTATCACCGTACTTGGGCAAATTGGCGTCCAAACAGCCTCTTTCGTCGCGGTTGTAGGTGCTGCGGGCTTAGCGGTTGGCCTAGCGCTTCAAGGGTCTCTAGCCAATTTTGCAGCGGGTGTTTTACTGGTGTTGTTTCGTCCGTTAAAAATTGGCGACTACGTGGAAGCTGGCGGCACCTCTGGCACGGTAAAAGAAATATCCATTTTCTGCACCATAATGACCACCCCCGACAACAAAACCGTCATCGTGCCCAACTCCGGCATCATGGGCGGCAATATTATCAACTACTCCACCCAGGAAAAGCGCCGGGTCGATTTTATTGTCGGCGTCGCCTACTCAGCAAACCTCGATACTGTGCGTAAAGAGCTTCAAGCCATTGCCAGCGAAGATGAACGCATTCTTCAGGATCACGATGTAACGATTGGCGTGGCTGCATTAGCCGATTCCTCCGTTAATTTCGCTTTCCGCGTATGGGTTAACAGCGCCAACTACTGGGGCGTTTTCTTCGAAACCAATGAGAAGATCAAGAAGCGCTTCGACGCTCAAGGCATTCAAATACCCTTCCCGCAAATGGACATTCATATCGCAAAAGAATAAATTCCTCGCGCGCCCGGTTTAGCCGCCTGTTTTGGTGGCTAAACCGTATCCAAGACCACCCTCCAAGCTTTATTTTTGACACAAATTCCGATTTCTAACACCTCTGCCCATTGACTCAAGTCAACAAGCTGCGATTAAATACGCGCTTCAATAGCGGCACCTTAAAAACCACAACATATTGGGATCGGGAATGACCAATACCACTACAAATAGTTCTTTGAGCACATCAATCAACAATGAAAAACACGCCAAACCCAAGCTGCAAGCGGCCTCGGCAGACATATGGGACAAGAAATATCGACTAAAAGACGCACACGGAACACCCGTCGATAACGATATTAAGGGCACCTACGCACGGGTGGCCAAAGCGCTGGCAGAACAAGAGCCAAAGCGCAAAAAATACTGGGAAGAACAGTTTCTCTGGGCCTTGGAAAACGGCGCAATTCCAGCCGGGCGTATCATCTCCAACGCTGGCGCCAGCCAATACAAACCGGCCACCTCCACCATCAACTGTACGGTGTCCGGCACCATTCAGGATTCCATGCAGGGCATCTTGCAAAAGAACCTAGAAGCAGGCCTAACACTGAAGGCTGGCTGCGGCATTGGATACGAATTTTCTACCCTACGCCCTAAGGGCGCGTACGTTTCCGGCGCTGGTGCATACACCTCCGGCCCGCTGTCGTTTATGGATATATTCGACAAAATGTGCTTTACCGTATCCTCCGCAGGCGGGCGCCGCGGCGCGCAAATGGCCACGTTCGATGTTCATCACCCCGATGTTCAGGATTTTGTTAAGGCCAAGCGCGAAGACGGCAAGTTGCGTCAGTTCAACTTAAGTCTGCTGATAACCGACGACTTCATCACGGCGGTTAAAGAAGACACCCTGTGGCCACTGTCATTCCCTATGTCCGACAAAGACATGGAGCACATGCCCATCGATTTGAACGACGCCGAGCAGGTGCACTGGCGACGAGTGTCCAATGCAGAAAATTACATTACCAATGACGAAGGCCTAACCGCCTGTCGCATCTACCGAAAAATACCCGCGAGTCGCCTGTGGAACCAGATTATGAGTTCCACCTACGATTATGCCGAGCCCGGCTTTATTCTTATCGACAAGGTCAATCACCAGAATAACAACTGGTTTTGTGAAAACATTCGCGCCACAAACCCCTGCGGTGAGCAACCTCTGCCCGCCTACGGCAGCTGTTTGCTCGGCTCGGTAAACCTCACGCTTTTTGTCGAAAACCCGTTTACCGAAGACGCTCGCTTCGACTGGGACCGTTACCGTAAAGTGGTCGCCACGTTCACTCGCATGTTAGATAACGTCGTAGAAATTAATGGCCTCGCACTCGAACAGCAACAGGCTGAAATTAAGAGTAAGCGTCGCCACGGCATGGGTTTCCTTGGCCTTGGTTCCACTTTAGCCCTACTGGGTATTTCTTATGGTAGCTCCGCGTCTATTGCGTTCACCGAGCAAGTTAGCCGTGAATTAGCGATAACGGGCTGGCAGCAAGGTGTTGAACTGGCCAAAGAAAAAGGTATGGCACCAAAACTAGCCGAAGAAATTGAAGTAACCGAAGCCATGCTGCAGCAACGACCAGAAATGGTAAAAGACGGTATTAAAGCGGGTGATAAGGTTACAGGGCGTATTTTGCTCAGCCGCTATAGCAAGTACATGCAAAACCTAGGAGAAGAAGCGCCAGAGTTGATCAACGAGATCGCTGAACACGGCAGCCGCTTCACGCATCATTCGTCCATTGCGCCCACAGGCACTATATCGCTGTCTTTGGCCAATAACGCGAGTAACGGTATCGAACCCAGTTTTGCCCACCACTATGCGCGCAATGTTATTCGCGAGGGCCGTAAAACCAAGGAAAAAGTGGATGTGTTTTCCTACGAGCTGCTGGCCTATCGCCACCTTGTCGATACCGACGCAACGCCAACCAACCTTCCCGACTACTTTGTCAGTGCCGACAGCGTTACGCCACAGCAGCACGTAGACGTTCAGGCAGCCGCGCAAAAGTGGGTAGATTCCTCCATATCCAAAACCATCAATGTACCTACCAACATAGCTTACGACGCGTTCAAGGATATTTACCTGTACGCCTACGAAAAAGGCTTAAAGGGCTGTACCACCTTCCGCTTTAACCCCGAAGCCTTCCAAGGCGTTCTGGTAAAAGAAGAAGACCTAGCCAACACCACCTACTGCTTTGAGCTGGAAGACGGTACAAAACTGGAATTGAAAGGTAACGAAACAGTCGAATATGACGGCGAACAGCATAGCGCCGCCAACCTGTACGACGCCCTTAAAGAAGGCTATTACGGAAAATTCTAATGAGCACAAACACAGTCACAATCGAGAAAAAAATTACCGGCTACTCTATTCAAAAGGAAAAGGCCGAAACCGAAGTGCAAACAGAGCCCACAGAACCTGCAATCGAGCATATGCACGAGAACGTAGGTCGCCCAGAAATACTGCTGGGCTCCACCTACAAAATCAAAACCCCGCTGTCGGACCATGCGCTGTATATCACCATAAACGACATTATCCTTAACCCCGACACCAACCATGAAGTGCGTAGACCCTTTGAGATATTCATTAACTCAAAAAATATGGATCACTTTCAGTGGGTTGTGGCACTTACCCGCGTCATTTCAGCGGTTTTCCGCAAAGGCGGCGATGTTACCTTCCTTGCGGAGGAACTTATGGCGGTGTTTGACCCAAAAGGCGGTTACTTCAAATCGGGCGGGCGCTTTATGCCTTCACTGGTTGCAGAAATTGGCGACGCCATTCAAACCCACATGAAAACTATCGGCTTAGTGAAAACCGAAGAGCTTTCTGGGATACAAAAACAGATTCTGGCGGAAAAACACGCCGAATACGAAGCAGAACGCGGAAAGAAGTCTGTCGAGGGCGAGTTTCCTGAAAGTGCGCAGCTGTGTATGAAGTGTTATACCAAAGCCATGATTCTTATGGATGGCTGTATGACCTGCCTAAGCTGTGGCAGTTCCAAGTGTGGTTAAGCGCTAAGAACGGTTAAGCCATAAGAAGATTAAACCACAGCCTCGCTTCGGGTTTAAATTTCATGCATTAGCCCCAATCTATAGCGTTAGAACAGGGAACCCAAAACAATTTCTGGTGCCTAAACACCTGAACTTTAAAGGGTTTTCTGCCCCTGCAGGCACTCATGAAATGTCTAAATTACTATAGACAGACCCTAATGGGGCTTTGTATCATGAACCGAAAATAACCTCACTCGGAGTTGGATAATGCAAGAACTTTACACACAATCCTCGGCTGGTATTTCCTCACTGGAAGTCAGTAAGGTTTTGCGTAATACCTATGCACTGTTGGCTATGACCGTAGCCTTTAGCGCCGTTACCGCCGCTATATCCATGGCCATTAACTTTCCTTACATGGGCCTTTGGATGTTGCTCCCCTATATGGGGCTGCTCTATGCCGTTGAAAAAACTAAAAATGGCCCAGCCGGGCTTTTTTGGGTGTTTGCCCTCACCGGTTACATGGGTCTTACCCTTGGCCCCATGCTCAGTTTTTCCATCGGTATGTCTGGCTATGAGCCACTCATTATGGCCTTAGGCGGCACCGCGTTAATTTTCTTTGGTCTGTCTGGCTATGTGCTAGTTACCCGCAAAGATATGAGCTTTTTAACCGGCTTTATCATGACCGGTTTTATCGTGGCCTTCATCGCTATGCTGGCAGCGGCCTTCCTGAACATCAGCGGCCTCTCACTGGCCGTTAGCTGTATGTTCCTAGTGCTGTCTTCACTGCTGATTATGTGGCAAACCAGCGGCATTATTCACGGCGGCGAAACCAACTACATCTCTGCAACCGTTACGCTTTATGTCAGCCTTTACAATATTTTCACCATATTGTTGAGTTTCTTGACCGGTCGCGACTAATTATTTGTACCCTACTAATTAACGGCTCCGCTCTTGCGGGGCCGTTTTTGTTTAAGCCCTGTGTGCCCTAATCAGTGAAATATTTAATCGTTGTTAACGCCCCCCCCGGCTCGGTTTCATCCGCGCAAGCGCTGGCCTTCGCCAACGCACTGCTGAACAAACAACACACTATCGAAACGTTGTTCTTTGTTGATGAGGGCGTAAAAAATGCTGAGGATCATCCGTGGGCACAATTTTTAAGGGAACGCCAATTAACGGCAACGATTTGCGTAAACTCTGTTGAAGCATACCTTCCCGATTATTCCAGCAACGCCCATAACCCCTTTCAAATTGCAGGTATGGCGCAACTGGCAGCGGCATTGGCTAGCTGCGATCGCACGCTAACCTTTGGCTCACGAACAGACCAGGGTGCCGCCACATGAACAATACCCTTATCACCCTAAGCCCAAAAACCAGCAAGCATCAAATTCAGGCGGCCTTTGATGCTGCAACCACCCTTCTTATTTTTGATCAAAACGTTCAGCTTTTTATACTCGCAGATTCAAACGCGGCGAGTAGCGAGGCGTTTGTGAAAACAATTGAACCAATACTGCAGAAATTCTGCCAAAATTTCGATTCCGTGAACATCTTTTGCGTAAGCCGTAATCCAGTTGGTCTGCTAAAAACGATTCCCTGTAATAATGAACAATGGAACAACCACCTGCATGCGGCCAGTGCCGTATTAAATTTTTAGGGCTCCCCCCAACCATGCTTCACCTGCTAAATTTTGAACAATGCCTACCGACAAGTGAGCAACTCGTTCTGCTGGTAAATAGTATTTCGGTAGACACCGATACCGTTGTTTTTATGAATACCCCCAAAAACAACAGCGCTAACGCCTCCATAGAAGCCATTATTACCACCGGATGCGATTTTTACAGCCTGCGCGAACTGTCAGATGTCTCCTTGCCTATACCCACTATAACAATGGACGATCTGGTCAATTTAACCGAAACCCATAACCCTATTAATAGCTGGTACTAACGTAATGCAACCGAGCGATTCAGACAATACGAGCGCCTACCAAATACAGCTCAACGAAAAAACAGAAAAAACAACCTTAGAATTTGCAGAGTATTCAGCACCAGAACTTGAGGTTTTCCCCTCCCCGCCTTCGCATTTTCGCATGCGGGCCGAATTCAAAATGTGGTACGACAAAGAAACAGAGCGTGTCAGCTATGCCATGCACCAACCCGGTATAGCGAACAAACACTTTACCATTAATGATTTCCCCATCGGCTCTACCACCATTAACGCACTTATGCCGCAGCTGCTTGATAGGCTAAATACTAATGAAATATTGAAACGAAAGTTATTCCAGGGTGAGTTTTTAACTTCCACAACCGGGGAGGCGCTGATATCACTGATCTACCACAAGCCTCTCGACAACACCTGGGAAAAAGAAGCCGAGCAATTAGCCTCTCAACTTAAGTGCAGCGTGATAGGGCGTAGCCGAAAACAAAAAACGGTTATTGGTTCGGATTCGGTCACAGAAACCTTTACCGTAGATGGCCAAGCGTATCGATATCAACAGGTAGAAAATAGCTTTACGCAGCCCAATGCTGTCGTATGCCAGCAGATGCTAAATTGGGCCGTTGATGCTGTACAGGGTATTGGAGGAGACTTACTAGAACTGTATTGCGGTAATGGAAACTTCACCCTGCCGTTATCGAAAAAATTTGACAAGGTATTAGCCACAGAGATTTCGAAAACGTCTGTAAAATCGGCGCTGTACAATATGGCGGAAAATCAGTGCCACAATATAACGGTTGTACGCATGTCGAGCGAAGAGTTCACCCAGGCGCTTAATAAAGAACGCCCGTTTCGCAGGCTTAAAGATGTCGACTTAGACAGCTACGCATTCTCGACCATTTTCGTAGACCCCCCAAGAGCTGGGCTCGACCCCGCAACAGAAGCCCTAGCGGCTCGATTCGATAATATTCTCTACATTTCCTGTAACCCAGAGACACTCAAACAGAACGTCGCGGCATTGAATAATACCCACCGCATCTGCAAGTTGGCATTGTTCGACCAATTCCCCTATACCGAACATCGAGAATGCGGGGTACTACTGCAGAAAAGATAAAGGTTTACACGCTACAGCGTAAGAATATGGTCTCGGTAGCGCTGCTGTCGCTCTAAGTAAGTCTTCGCCGAAGAAACAATAAAATCGCGATACTGACGTTCCTGTTCGAGGCGTTCGCGATCAAAATTCAATTTCTTTTTCGTTGGTAGTGCTTTCCATTCGGCCAAAATGGGGATATGTGAAGTTGCCTGAGCCAACTTATAGAAAGACGCATAGCGCTGCTTTTCGTCGTCGGGCAATTGCAGGCTTTCCATCAAAACGCAGGTTCTTATGCAGGCTTCCGTGAGCGTGACCTGATCCTCTAACGTGGCCCGCAATAACACCTCAATGCTGTTGAGATTTTTCTCCCGATCAACCCGTAATTCTTTTTTTTGTACAGCGCGTTGCTTATCTCGCTGTACATTTCGCAGGTAAAGCTTCCAGTGTAAGTAGCCCGCAATACCCGCCAGCAGTAAAATGACAAAAACGGCTGTACTTATTAAATAACTCAACACAATTAACCCTTTTCCGTAGAGTGATCGTTCGTGGGTAGAGCCTCATCGTCCATCGGCTCTAGCGCCTCCAACTTAATTGATTCGGGAATATTACGGCTGGTTTTCGCGCCCAAATCACGAAGGTGCTCGACCCGCCTAACAAGATTCCCCCTGCCGTCACTGAGGCGCTTACGCGTTGTTTCATAGGCCTCCGATGCTTTCTCAAGGAACTTTCCAATATCGTCAATCGAAGCCAGCAACAGCACAAACTGGTCATAGAGCTTACCTGCGCTTTTTGCTATTTCTTCTGCGTTATTGTTTTGTTTTTCATAACGCCACAAGGTTTCCACCGTGCGCAGTGCAACCATTAAACTCGATGGACTCACCAACACAATATTTTTATCGTAGGCTTCTTTAAATAATGCTGGAGCAGCCTGAATAGCGGCAACATACGCGGCCTCAACGGGAACAAAAATAAACACGAAATCGAGTGTGCGCACCCCCTCTAGTTGCTCATACTGTTTTAGCGACAAGCCTTTAATATGCGCGCGCAATGACTCCACATGGCGTTTTAGTGCAAGCTCCCGCTCGGCAACATCTTCCAAACTGCAGAAACGCTCGTAATCCACTAGCGATACCTTCGCATCCACCACTATATCCTTGCCCTCGGGAAGGTGAACGATAACATCGGGCTTGAATCGCTTACCAGCTTCACTTAAATGGGTTTTTTGCGTTTCATATTCACGCCCCTTTTCAAGGCCAGACTGCTCAAGAAGTCGCTCAAGAATTATTTCCCCCCAGCCCCCTTGCGCTTTATTGTCCCCTTTTAGCGCATGCGCTAAATTGTTTGCCTCGCCACTGATTTTCTGTGCTTGCTTTTGCAGTTCGGCAATATGGCCAACCAATTGATTTCTTTCGCTATTCTCTTTGTGATACACATCTTCTACGCGCTTTTTAAAATCCTTTAATTGATCCTTAAAAGGCGTTAGTACATTTTCGATATTCAGCCGACTTGATTCCGAAAATTGCTTTTGCTTACTTTCGAATAACTTATTGGCCGCGAGTTCAAACTCCCCGAACAATTGGCGCTTGGTCTCCTCCAGCAGCAGCTTCTCCCGCGCTTGCTGCAATTGCTGCTCTTCAAGGCGTGTTTCCAATTGAATGCAGCGTGTCTTATACGTTGCAAAAGCCAACAATTCTTTCCGGAGAGCGTCAAGCTGCTGCTGAGCGCCTTCCAGTGCTGTTTCGCGACGTACTGATGTTAGCTCTGTTTGCCGAAGCTGCTCTTCCAACGTGTTCTCCCGCACCAAAGCCTGAGCCTGCAAAGAGCTAATAGCACTCGCCATATTCTGTTGGGCCGTTTTACTGGCCTGGCGTAGCCACATGAAAGCAATTAGCAGGGTAATAAAAGCGGTTAACGCTGATACGGCCAAATAGTGGGCTAAAGGAAGTAACATTAAATCATTCATAGGGTTTTTGTATCACACGTGAAAGCTTTGCTATTATCAGCGAGCAAACACTTCAGGTAAACAAGGTCTGCTTCACACCGTGTCCACATTACCGAAAATACTCGTCTTTGATTCTGGTGCTGGTGGCCTAAGCATTGCGCGGGAGATTACAGCCGTGCTGCCACATTGCGATCTGGTTTATGCGGCCGACAACGCCATGTTTCCCTACGGCGAAATGGAAGATGACCAATTAATCTCACGCGTACTAGAGGTTATGGGGCATTTAATCGAAAAATTTACGCCAGATGTAGCGGTCATTGCCTGTAATACCGCCAGCACCCTGGCACTGGAAGCCCTCAGGGCTCGATTTGGCACCACTTTTGTTGGCGTTGTCCCAGCTATCAAACCCGCGGCAAAAACGTCCTCAACGAGCGTTATCGGGCTTTTAGCAACACCGGCCACCGTCGAGCGTGAATACACCAACAACTTGGTTAAGGATTTTGCAGACCACTGCCTTGTTGTCCGCGTTGGCAGTAGCAAACTGGTTGAATATGCTGAAAATGAAATAGCGGGTAACCCGGCAAGTAACGAAGAACTTGAAGCGGAACTGCAAAAATTACTCACAACAACAAATCAAACCCCAATGGACACCGTGGTACTCGCCTGCACCCACTTCCCCCTGCTTAAAGAGCGGTTCAACAGGTTAAACGGCTGGCGTAATGTGCAATGGGTAGACTCAGGTAGCGCTATAGCCAGAAGAGTTAAATTCCATCTCGAGGAAGCGGGCAAACTGAAACCCGCACAACTGCGCCCCCAGCCCTCGCTAATGCTCTATTTCACCGATACTGATACACACCCCAGCATCGCTAAATGTTACCAACAACATCTAATAGCCGATAATATTTTTGGCACAATATCAGCACACACCGGGGCGGTTAAAAACTAAAAAACCCCGGAAAGCTTACGCCCCCGGGGTTTTCATTTACCTAGAATCCCTACGTGGGGTTCAGATCAATGTACTTTGATGCTAGAACTACCAATAACATTCTCTTGGTAAGCCGAACCTTCAAACCGACTGTTCTCACGACCTAACTGAGTTGATAAGCCCACCAGCTGCTGCGATTCCATTTCGCTAACTTCACCTGGCTTGCTCGAGGTAATCCCAATAAGCCGATAACTACCATCGGAGTTTTTATTGGTTTCGAAGGTTACAGCACTGTCAGCTAAAGCCGTTGCAAAAACTTTTTGGCGTGTTTGCGGATCGGAAACGGGTGCAGACCTTGAAGCATTCTCGTGGAATGTATAGGTGTATCCAAACTCACCGGCCAACGTTTCAGCCGTTGCCCCACCTTCGACAGCGGCGATAAATCCATCGGCCTTACTTTTAAGAACCTGCTCTACCGCTTTTTCTGTAAGTGTGCCGTTGATCTGCTCGCGAACTTCCGCCAGCGCCTTGAAACGCTCAGGTTGATGCTCTTTCACTCGCAAAACAATGGCTCGGTTAGCTGCCAGCTCGATAACACGGCTGTTATGTCCATCCACCAACACTTCTGGATCAAAAGCCGCATTTCGAATTTGTACATTGGTAGCGATTTCGGTACCGCGTACACGTTCAAACAGTGGGCTAGCTTGTACCGTTAAACCCAACTCAGCAGCTGCACTGTCCAAGTTATCAGAGTCATAGGTAAGCTCTTCTAATAACTCCAAGTTGGCCGTAAAAATCTCTTCAGCTTTCCCGCGCTTCAGGCTAATTTCGATTGCACTTTTACGGTCTTCTAACGAAGGTGCTGCACGTACGCGCTTGTCCAGAACTTTAATGAAATGCACCCCAGAGTCACTTTTAACCGGCGACGAAATACCACCCGTTTCCAGCGCTAGCACTGTATTTTGAAACTCTTCGGGGAAAACACCGTCGAGCATCACACCTAGTGCACCGCCGTTGCTCTTACTACCGGCATCATCTGAATAGGATTTCGCCAATTCGGCAAAATCTTCACCTGCGTTTAATTTTTCTTGCACTTCAGTAATTCGAGACGCTGAGTCATCACCCTCATTGATTAAAATATGGGCGATATCAAATTCCGGAGTAGCATCAAACGCTGCTAATTCCAGCTGATATTGAACCTCAACCTCTTCGGCAGAAACCTTTATACCTTGCGAAAGTTTACTTACCGAGAGTTCTATATAGTTAACCGACAATTTCTCCGGCTCAAGAAATTCAGATTGGTTATCTTGGTAGTAACCCTGAACGTCTTCATCGCTTACGCTAACAGCGTCTGCGATTCCATCTGCTGGCACATCAACCGTAAAAAACGAGCGCTGCTCATTGATAATGGCAACCAAACTCGACTTTTCCATTTCAGTAATGAAAGAAGACGACTCTATTCCCGCATTAAGCTGACTGAGCACCATATTTTCGGCCATCTCCTGCTTGTACATAGCCGGTGATGAACCAATTCGCGCTAGCAAACTGCGATACAGTTGTGCATCGAATTTACCGTCTGTATGAAAATCCTGTTGCGCAACAATCAATGCGTTAACAGTACTTTCCGAGATAGCCATTCCGCCCTTCTCGTTAGACGACAACATAGCTTCTTTCTTGGTGAGCCTATCGAGAACAGGCTGACGCAGATTCTCCTCTTTCAAG
The Teredinibacter franksiae DNA segment above includes these coding regions:
- a CDS encoding SurA N-terminal domain-containing protein, producing MLQGLRDNLKGTVVASVVVLFFVLPMVITGVGSSWLGSVAGTDAASVEGRTITRQELEREVYLQRQRLLGQQGVDPSADYLKEENLRQPVLDRLTKKEAMLSSNEKGGMAISESTVNALIVAQQDFHTDGKFDAQLYRSLLARIGSSPAMYKQEMAENMVLSQLNAGIESSSFITEMEKSSLVAIINEQRSFFTVDVPADGIADAVSVSDEDVQGYYQDNQSEFLEPEKLSVNYIELSVSKLSQGIKVSAEEVEVQYQLELAAFDATPEFDIAHILINEGDDSASRITEVQEKLNAGEDFAELAKSYSDDAGSKSNGGALGVMLDGVFPEEFQNTVLALETGGISSPVKSDSGVHFIKVLDKRVRAAPSLEDRKSAIEISLKRGKAEEIFTANLELLEELTYDSDNLDSAAAELGLTVQASPLFERVRGTEIATNVQIRNAAFDPEVLVDGHNSRVIELAANRAIVLRVKEHQPERFKALAEVREQINGTLTEKAVEQVLKSKADGFIAAVEGGATAETLAGEFGYTYTFHENASRSAPVSDPQTRQKVFATALADSAVTFETNKNSDGSYRLIGITSSKPGEVSEMESQQLVGLSTQLGRENSRFEGSAYQENVIGSSSIKVH